The Culex pipiens pallens isolate TS chromosome 2, TS_CPP_V2, whole genome shotgun sequence DNA window aaggaattttttgatcgatttggtgtcttcggcaaagttgtaggtatggatacggactacactggaaaaaaattatacactaatatttttttggtgatttttaatgtcacttttgtcactaaaacttgatttacaaaaaaaaactatttttttctgacatgttataggggacatcaaatgccaacatttcagaaatttctagaacgggcaaaaaatcttcgatcgagttatgaatttttgaatcaatactatttatttcaacaaatcgaaatattgctcgcagtaatttttcaacttcatttttcgatgtaaaatcaaatttgcaactaaaaagtacttaagtggaattttgataaagtgcaccgttttaaacttagagccatttttaggtaactgttttgaaaatagtcgcagtttttaattttttttttaaattagtgcccatgtttgccaactcttgaaaacaatatttttgaaaagctgagaaaattctctatattttgcttttttgaactttgttgatacgacccttagttgctgaggtattgccatgcaaagatttagattaaggaaaattgatgtaatgtcgatatctcagcaattaatggtcctattttcaatgttaaaatatgaaacattcgaaaaaatgtccgatttattcgaaaataacgttttcatattttttttaaacaagactaacatgttaaaatggccaaacattcaatattacgataaaaaaagctattttctgatcatgctcaaatttggtggagctGTTTATACATTCAtgacatgcaagaatcccaaaTTTCAGCAAAGTTGGACCATCCCTTCTGTTTTGTCACAAAGGTTTTGCGATTTTCGTGTTGTTtgcactagcgtgcacagggtggggcaacatggggcaactgccccaccatcctcagtaatttgttctaaatttggtcagggggcgtatttttcaaaacgtccatattattgccccaccttcctcaaagagctgggcacgctagtggttgtttgttgaaaaatctttcagactcttgaaataatttgtaatattttgtacaattttaaaatcaattgcaCTCAATTCGTTAGctcataaaaaataatcaaaaggtTTTTAGCTTAACACAAAGTTACCGCACAGAGACGTGCTAAAGCGTTTCCCTATCACGGACGcatactttttaattttaattctgTTCCATCTTGTCAATTGACATTTGTCACGCATATCACGTTGGAAGCTCGGCGATgtcattaaaacaaaaaaaaaacatgtgaaGCAGATGTTCAAATAAACAAGCGAACCTTTGGCCACTCTGTTCCTGCAATTGACCAAAACACTTTGTCTAGTAATTTCATCCGAAACGACTCTACACACTCAGCAGACAGAAAAGTAGCAACGAGGGGCTGAAAGTGGGAAAAGTTGGTGGTTCTACAAATTTCAATGGGATTTTAGGAGTTTCTGACCGAATCCGGTTTCTATCGCGTCGGTATAAATTTGGATGTGGATTCACTACTTTGAGACGAAAGATGGCGAATTCTCGAGTGCTGAGTCGGCAAAggccaaaaaacgaaaaaaaaaaggttaccgGCGAAATTGCCAAACGTCTGTTTGAGACTAATGTAAATAGAGAATTGTAAATTAGTTTCGTTTGAACTTGAATTTCAGTAAACATTTAAGTTCAATTCAAACTTCGATTGACACCTGAGACGGATTGTCTTACTTGGAGCGTTGGCATCATGGCATTTACAAGGAAAGGTAGCAATGCAAGCTTGCACTCTCAACCAAACAGTAAGTAGAAGTAATCCTTCTGTAGACCCAACGTAAATTTTGCGTTCTTAAATTTTCTCGGTAACCCGTCACATCAATTAGTAGGCTGAAACAAATCATGCTGCAATACAACTAGACCCAGCTTTGAATGACAAAATTCAACGTCAAGAAAGCGTCTAAGCATTCATAATAAAATGTACTGTTCGAAGACGTCTTACCTTCCAAAGAGGTGCTTAACTCGCACGTCCGTGATCGGGAAACGCTTCGTGGGCTGTTCAATCTCGAAGatccaaataaaacaaattgagATATTCTGAATAAGTCTCATCCTTACTGATATCGTTCTTTATTTgctaaacaaaaaacataatttattctTCCGATTATTTTCTATATCATCCCATTTATTTGTATCATTGATATCACGTATTTACACCGTAAATCTGTCTAAACTATACAATGCaattatacaaaaaacaaaaaaagacaaactgTGACAGAATCGTTACGCCGTAACCGTTCTCATGCTACACAGTTAGcttttaaaaaacacattttttcttcgTAGTAACTAAATCCGCCGCATACAAAATTAGTTTTCTTTTGCTTTAGTTCTCATTTTGCACTAATTTTACGTGTTTATTTTTTCCCCTTTCTAGCCGTTTTATTGATTGTTCAAAACAATACTCTTTGCTTgcgttttttttcaagttatttttgGATTGCGACTATTTCTAAGCACGAttagtgtgtgtttgttgtgtgtttgttaaTAGACAGATTTTTGTtagcattattttttgctttactcAACAGTACTATAGTCACTAACATGGCCCCGACAGTGTTCCTTTCAATATGTTTTCTTGCCGCCTcgttattttgttgttgttgatattCTACGGAAACAAACGACCGAGCGTGGAACGTGGTTTGAAAagatttagagttttttaactttttttttttgttgggtggGAAAGATGTTTGGAAAGTTTGATGAAATCTATTGTTTTTTAGCAGACACAATCTTTGCTGGATATTAGGTAAAATGGGCTCGTTTCCTGTAGTATAAAGCTGCTAGTTTTGTTGTTCAAATAtgcgtttttttcttgttttcgcTAGTACGCTTCTAATTATTACCATTTAGACAACAATTTTCTTTTATTGTGGGATTAGAGCTTTATTGaattacttttttgttttgtttttaaacttCTAGCCCTAATGCTGCGCGTTTTTGATATTTACAATTAGTATTTTACATGCTTGTTTTTAGTTTGCTTCAATAACACTTTTTCACTAACTCTACATTGATGTATCACGATTTTTTGGAACAAGGAAAGGCCAACCTGGCCGTTGACTCTcaacgttttgttttgtttgggctATTTACAATAGAATTACTAGTTTTGCTTCACTGCGTTCGATGCTGAATTACGCGGGACCAAAACTTTCCACTGTTTATACTGgcttaatataaaaatttaacacGAAACAATTGCTGTGTGTGTGACACGGAGGGAAAAAACAACGAAACGAAAACAACATTTCACCTATAAAACTGTTCGAAAAAGGAccccacaaaaaaataatcaattcaacCATATCACCGTACAAATTTCGCCCCTTCTTACTCCTGCCCGAACCCTTCAGTCTCCTCGATTGCGTAGTTCAGCTTCTCCACCAGCTGGTCGTAGCTCTTGTACGGCGGCAGATCCAACCGGTTGAAGCACGTGTGCGACCGCGGCAGCCACGTGTCCTTGCCCACCTTTTCGATGCAGAAGCGCTGGGGCCCATTGGAGCCCATCAGCTCGGCGAATCCGCCAACCGGAACTCGGCACGTCCCCGTCACAAACTGCAGCAGCCGGGCGCGCTTTTCGTTGTCGGTTTCGCGGACAAACTGAAAGGCGGAATGTTAAAACTTCAACTAATCAATTCCAGGTAGATTTTTACGAACCTGCCAGAACCACACGACCTGCTTGCTGGTGCGGTTGTAGTGCCGGTAGATCGAGTTTCGCTGCCAGTCGTCGACGTCAATCTCCTGCATGCCGcaactataaaattaaaaaaaatcatgaagatTTTCTAGAAAAGATAAAGAGTAAAAACACTCACAGCATCAGCTCCAGCTCGCGCTCGTCAAAGTACTTGAGCCACTCCAAAGGCACCACTTCGTTGAAACCCTCCAGGAAGGTTTTGGTTTGCTCCTCGATTCCTCTGCAATTGAATAAAAAGGACAACGTTAGTGggcaaaatgtttaaaagtgaTGCTGAGTCGCACGTCAAGTGCGTGAGTTGCGAAGGAAACAAAGCGGCAAACTACCGCGGCTATGTCGCGTACAGGGAATTACTTGAAGAAGCGGAAGTTGTGGTTCATCCAgccaatataattttaaatataaatttgacagctgtacaaatcaaaatcaattcgcacaaaaacacaatttttgaacattttagaggaACAAAAAGCAAACTTTGTTCTGaagtttttcgaagaaaaaaatggTCTGCAAAAATGTTCAGCACTTTTAACGAaaagaaatactttttgatactGTTTCAGATTTTGACacttaaaataaaatccaaCCGAGAAAAcccgtccatacaaaaaggttATTAACCCATttaggcctgaattttcaaaaaaaaatttttttttatgtaatgatgggaaaatgatcctgaggaccatacgaaaattatagactactttagaaaattttgatttttgggtcatatactgcccatgttcgcataaatgtcccatatgcaaaaacagcaagctgagaaaaacgcatttgaagtttgtctcatacataaggctacgagttaagttttcgcgaaaaaagtgGATTCTTTCctaatttctagaacaaaatactggatgttgtaggcttttctgaaagagtacacgattttgaaccaaactgcatcaataactcaaaagtgatgaaaatgcatatgggacatttatgcgatcaggggcagtatatgacccatcagacctgaaagggttaaactatgaaaaaaatctctatcTTAAACTGCTAAGTGTCGCAATTTTGGCCGCCATTAGAAAATCAGTTAACTTtggagcattttaaaaatattttttttgttgcaagacttaaattttgacaaaaataaaaaaaaaatcgtgttgcgATCATCTGGAGTAACATTTTTTGCGAGTACATactttcgaataatcgagtacgcaatgtttttaaatttaaaaattccttagattttagaatttttggatttaaaaagaagaatttagaaaagattttaaaaatatttaaaaaaaataaaacaagccacaatttcaccattttataaaaaaaagaaggcATAGGAAATGCATTATATGGCAGAACAGTCTGATTGCAATcattgacttaaaaaaattaagttttaaagaaattattattttattttttttggcaagAGAAAAAGGGTGCACataaaaaactcattaaaacccaaaatatttttaaatttgctcaaacatgttaaaaataaattaaaaaagcagaagaattcatttgaaattaatttcagcacaatgaattaaaatttcatcaaattttcggggttttcaaaaaaaataatgtttttgtccTTGATTTTTTGGGCTGtcagctaaaaaaatattttcaacaaaaaattacaaaatttttaagaatttagaaaattagaaaaaaacaagaaatattcaaaaaatcaacaattaaaaattcaatgatttggaaattcaaaacatgggtagtaaaaaaaattaattataaaatttaaaaaattaatttaaaattttataatttctgaaataagattttttttattatccatgctttaaatttacaaatcaataaatttttgattttttattttttgaatatttgtacttgttttttcaaatttctaaatttaaaaaatcttgaatacgttaatttttaattttgaatatttatctttctgagtttcaaaatttctcaaataaggCTGAAACGGGACGCTAGTAGTTAGACAACTTCtgttctacttttttttttttttttttttttttttgggagggtgatccagccgcacatcgttgatgttgaaacctctaaactgggccctcgtcctgtcacgtccgtcagtagtcttgtcgtacattacaactagaatcagatctgccaatgaattagtacacttcgaccaaataaacactgacgctgtatggatctgactctagaataaatgcacagttgtgtgttattcataagtccaacttattcaattattaatttaagtccaaatattcttttgctaactactttgggttgaaaatctaaattttaatctaaaatcctctaaacttaatgttcaaaactaaacgttcctttaactgttgtagtactacttctatcaaaaaactataaaaaaatttgtgaactgatacacaaataggatagaaatagcgatttgaaaaagaaatgaccatttacgtcaaaagatccgtagttcctcgattcgcaacaatggtcgatacaaccttaatccgaaaaccgttagttcaacagatcaacgaattttgtccaatatcattacattattgattgatcgagactctatggacaatttgacataaaaggaTGCCTAGTATtttacatcaatcaaagtttattgacagcattactctaacttaacaattgcaactaaatttatcatcaaatagatttggaaagcatacagatttattttaaatgctaatgctaagaaacaaatcaattgtactatcctgaagtcccacctaaatcccacattgtgatagtgaaaaagtcacagaagcagcggtgtcttgtgcaattgtgatattttcactatcggagaactacctagttcacgaagacagcttatcggtcaacgcttaagccctggggctgcggcaaagcgagttctcgtagcatgaagtggtgtccatagtgcttataaaaaagaatgtatacccaaattttaactaatgcactaggatcaaatcatgccccttgactttacaaggcccagggagtTAGACAACTTCTGTTCTacttcaatcaatttttttcaagaagcaAAGCTTTTCTCACTCGCGTGCGAACGAGAGAAGTTGTAGTCCTTTCCTTTCCTCGCTCACGCTCGCCTTTTTTgctcgcgttctcgctctcacCGCGAGCGCTCaagagcgcctcgtgctagccaTTCGTTCCAAGATAGAAATTTATTTATCGCGTTTATGAATGTGAAAATACTTTCAGGAATTgtcaatcatggacactatttcaaATCGTCGAAAAACAGGAATTTTCCAGTTAAAAGTCAAAGTAAATTTTCGAAACAATTGacgggtttcctatgcagataaaaccttttgaaaattcaatctagaaataaacattaaacgactatatcttgaaaacgatgcaccttATCGATGCACAATTACgattgcaaaattaattttacattaaattaaaaaaaacagaatttttcaaaaaatcataacttaacGGAATTTGttttgtccatacttctctatggttcaaaagttgatttttgttgtcccctaaaatatatcaacaaaattaaacacgcagatttttaaaaattgaatttttgtaaaaaataatgatttgaaaatcggcaaatttttaCTTTCCGTGTATCttcttttctgaatagtcctcttaaatacctacaactttgccgacgacaccaaatcgatcagaaaattccttcaaatgttacagattttcgaatatttaagtACGTAGTACTTTTGGACAgccgccaaaattgtatggagacttgtatgagtgaaccaatggTGCAAATTGGCTCCATTGGTCAATGTTTGAgccaaaccaaaaataaaaaaaaataaaaatgatcgaaatcggccgattttgtagagaataaTTGCTATCTTTCCAACTCTGTTCCTTTTTTTAGTTGCGAAgcctttaagattttttttttagaaatcctTTCCTTGACCTTTTCTTGAGCGTTTttatatatctggagttttttagaaaaggtccaaaaaacacccaaaaagcaaaaactgaaaatttggtttattggatcttttcaaaaaaaaaaaaaaggctcCAGATTTGTATTATTcagtttctatttttttgaaatttagatttttttgacacaaaatttaattattattgtTATGACTTTTCCCTCTAATTTATTGTACGGTCAGTTCTTTactggactcggtcgttggaaacgaccgtcGAATTAAGCGCCACCTGCAGTTTTGTTGCAAACAAACAGCGCACATGGTCTGATGATGGTGGCGACATAGAGCCAAACCTAGAGTTTATCATATggtaaaaaatgaaacttttttcaagaaaaataatatttttccagctgaatatttttttgcaacaatGTTTGAACAATTATCTTCGATGTTGGAGAAGTGATTAAAGATCAACATTTTCAgctttattttttctttgaattgaactttttcacatcgatttggaaatttttttttcatgattttttaaaaacattgaaggaagtcgaaaaaaatatttgactttatttttagatttaaaatctaatttgcgatcaaaaagaactttaccaaacatttaatttcgtgcacagtttttaatttatagCCACCTGAAAATGATCATTTGTTGATAGccctgaaatttttatttttacggaaagatcagaaaattaagACATTAGGTCTATttccgtactgcagaattctgcaattctgcacgaaatcggcagcagagcgttcccgtacttttttgcaacataagtaacttttttcccaGGCAGAACTCCTGCAATGAGAGAGacagaagttgcagcaaaaccgttcccgtacttttctgcaagctctctcttctctttcttattgaaaagtgactgcaagttggtgtgatggatgttgagtacacgcttacataaagtttgcaatttgggtagaatcaagcattttattattagttgtaatatttttttttgttttattatttctaaattGAATTAGTCTTTTGAAGAGacgtttgtatattttgaatcgatggattttttgggtagttagttttttttatgtctggttttatttaagaacgatttttttgtgttaacgATTTCATGCTTAGTTTATTAATGTAAATGATATAGCGAtattttttagtgttaaaatgataactttttgaatagactaaatatgtgtgtttaaataataggtaaatttaattgccaaataataaattgtacctttaacggtgctaccaatttgtattcttatttgaaccaaaaaatgtgatgtaatttagtcgaattcttaaattttaggaagtttaaattctaaaattcggaaattcttaaatgcgccatcttgaatcacaaaaagtacatttttttggaGTCGTTAGAAAATCAGGTTTAGAGGATTTAGAGATTGAACATTTTGACGAGTTCTTCGGAAAATAGAGTACGAACTGTAtgtacagaattttaaaatttaacttatttttgttttttttagtttctttattttttattatttttttaaaactgtaacatttgaatttttggtgttctgaactttgaaatattcaaactcTTATtatttcgaattaaaaaatattagaatttttaagtttgggaattttgaaaattaagatttttttgaaattttcaatgtttaatttttaattatttgtatttttcaagctttgaatttctgatttattgtttttttttctgaaataaatatttgcatttttaaatttttctaatatctgatttatttttttcaagtttctcaatttgaaaatagatttttatatttttaatcacgaatttcttaattttcatatttctaaatttatgagtttcaaaattgtagagtttgtgattattttttttttgtcaatttcgttgcgtcaccgttgttcttcgatgtgaaatccaatcataatttatttatgttatctttcaaacattttgctattaaaacatgtatttatggtCTATATAAATATACcttctatattaaacctttttctttttttaattatgttttttaaacgtacctgccattctcatttcttaaattgtttacctaatgtaaaagtTTTAAGTTGTTTCTATTATAAAATGTCTACCTAAGCATTATTAATTTCTAGTTTAATAAATGGTACATGCttgattttttagataaaatgttgatttgcataaaaataagtccccgttctagaggtaaacttctttcaattacaatttttgtcaatccatttttttaattgttttgaaataattaaaaaaaaacttcaatacccaatttgagtaaatccactcaactgtgtacaatattgcagaaaaagtactggaacgcgctacccaggcaaaagttttgcggcttctctccttgcagaacttctgcaaaagagagagatgaagagagcgagctgaaaagtacgggaacgtgctgcaaaaaagtgacttatgctggctgcagaattctgcagaagctgcagaaattctgcaattctgcaagtacgggaatagacctattgtaAATTGGGCCAATggttgtaaaaatgtgaaagtaTCGTACAATTTTTCGATCCttcaaatagaaaatattttctaaacaaTCTTAACATTTCATATGGTcgaaaatgattatttaaataTGAGAACCCACCCGACCCAGAAAAAACTCACCTCGTCATCCGCCACTCCGTCATCAGCGAGATGTACTCCTCCTTGTTCTCCTCGCTGACCTTCTCCTTATCGCCCTCCTCCTTAAGCTCGTGGTGAATAATCTGCCCCAGCACCTCAAAGTCCACGCTGAACCACAGCTCCAGCCCGCACTCGTCAATGTTGTTGTCGCGCACCCAAATCAACGAGTTGTAAAACTCCGGATCGATCGTCTCAATGTCTTTGGTGGTTAGTTTTTTGTTCAGCATTCGCTTGTAGAACGGCATCGTGAAGCCTGAGTAGATGAACCGTCCGTGGTACAGGGCCATCGCGATGAAGCGTCCGATGAACTTGAAGTACTGGAGATGGTCCGGGTTGACGTAGCTGGCGGGGTTGATCTGGAGGCTGTAGTTGTTTTTGTTGGCGTACTCGAACAGGCAGTACATGGGGTTGAGGACTTCGTGGGAGAGCAGGAAGAACCACTCGCGGGAGACGCCGCCGTAGTCGAGGCCTTCCTCGCCGCGGAAGATGATGTAGAGCCGGCGGCGGAGTTCGTAGGCGGGGAGGCGCATGATTTGGTGGTACGAGTCTTCGAAGAGGGTTTGGCGGGTGAGGGTTATTTTGATGTGGGACGCGAGGGCATTGCTTTGACAGAGGTACCGGAACTGGGAGAGCTTCCAGCGGAAGCTGCGCTCGTAGGCGCGGGGGACGCCGTAGACGCCTTTGCTGCCTTTGGGGGCGCCTGGGCGGGGATCTTCGAAGGTGGTTTTGCGGGCGTTGTGATCGACGAAGAAGCGTTCGCCGGTGGCGGTGTAGCGGATTTCCCAGCCGGGTGGGAGGGGGCCTTCGGCGAGCATGTTGACCTCTTGGCCTTGCGTTCGCGGGTCTTCCCATTGGGTGGTTCGGTTCTTGTGGTTGACAAAGTAGACGCGGTTGTCGGGTTGGACGCGTTTTTCCCAGCCGTCTGGGAGTGGGCCGAGGCCGTCGTCTTCTTCGTGCGGGACTGACGTTGTGTTGGACTGCTGGGCGTGCTGGGGGTAGAGGAACCGTTGATTGCCCTGGGAGATGATGTGCTGCCGTTGGCCTTGCCAGTGCTGGAAGTGCATTAGGCGTTCGCTGTTGGGTCGCTGCCAGGTTGTTGTTCGGGTGTTGTGATCTACGTAGTAGACTCGTCCCCGGGCGTCTCGTCGCATCTCCCAGCCTGCTGGTAGGGGTTGTGGCTTCTCCCAGTACGTTGAGCGCGTGTTGTGATCCACGTAGTACCGTCGGCCGTATTTGTCAACGCGCATTTCCCACCCGGCCGGGAGGGGTTCTTCGTCGACCTGGTTCTGCTGGGCGGCGGCTTGCAGCATCATCTGTTGATCCGTCAGACTACCTCCCATTGGGACGAGGGCACCGGCCGTAGCACCACCACCAGCGGAAACCTGCGGTGCCGCAACTCCTCCGTTCATAGGAACCATCGGTTGGGGTTGGACCTGGTTCGTCCCTCCACCATTCGGCACCCCATTGATCAACGAATCCTGCGACGAGTTGGAGTAGACCGGTCCCAACCGCGGATGCATcatttgctgttgctgctgctgctgctgatcccAGTTCATGCCACTGCTCCGACGCACCGCTCCAGTCGACGCGCCACCCATCGGCATGGCCACCCCGTTGCCCATCGCCGATCCGGAATGTAAACTCAACTCGTTAAAGTTCGCCGCGGcactgctgatgctgatgcaaTCCGCCGGCACtcctgccgccgccgccaccgccgaAGATCCGTTGTTGAACGACGGCGAGTGCTGCGCCGAGTTCGACGGCCCCGGCTGAAGTTGACCCGACCCGGTAGCAGCACCACGTAATCGCATCCGCGCCCGGATCCCTCCGTTCAGGATACTGCTGCGGCTgttactgctgctgctactgctacaACCGGCCATCGACGCCGCCTCCAGCTGTGtcgtgaataaaaaataatctccGTTGAATCATTGATCAATCGACAAACAGAAAAGCAAAGTGAGCAAAGTAGGCTATTGATTTTCCCACGCGCCAAGGTCACTTACCCCGTTACCGTTGACGTGTTGTGACATTCCGGCAGCACTGACGTCACCACCCCCATTCACCACCGTCCGCATGTCAATCTTCAACCCGTTTAGCACCGTCACCAGCTCCCCCGTCTTCACCGGTTGTCGCGGCTCGTGgttgtggtggtgatggtgcgAACTCTTCGACGAAGAACCCCCCGAAGACCCGTCCGTCAGCAGGTCCATGCTCAGCTCTAGGTTCTCCAGCACCCCATTGTAATGCTCCAAGATGTTCGCCAAGTACACCGTCTGCTGCCCAAGCAACGAGTC harbors:
- the LOC120417565 gene encoding E3 ubiquitin-protein ligase Su(dx)-like; the protein is MEEGIHQLSVTIEHASLRNAGFLKPNPYVEISIDSKSTRKTDFLKNTNAPKWNERFTVIVSANSVLHFRVLDHSSFRKDSLLGQQTVYLANILEHYNGVLENLELSMDLLTDGSSGGSSSKSSHHHHHNHEPRQPVKTGELVTVLNGLKIDMRTVVNGGGDVSAAGMSQHVNGNGLEAASMAGCSSSSSSNSRSSILNGGIRARMRLRGAATGSGQLQPGPSNSAQHSPSFNNGSSAVAAAAGVPADCISISSAAANFNELSLHSGSAMGNGVAMPMGGASTGAVRRSSGMNWDQQQQQQQQMMHPRLGPVYSNSSQDSLINGVPNGGGTNQVQPQPMVPMNGGVAAPQVSAGGGATAGALVPMGGSLTDQQMMLQAAAQQNQVDEEPLPAGWEMRVDKYGRRYYVDHNTRSTYWEKPQPLPAGWEMRRDARGRVYYVDHNTRTTTWQRPNSERLMHFQHWQGQRQHIISQGNQRFLYPQHAQQSNTTSVPHEEDDGLGPLPDGWEKRVQPDNRVYFVNHKNRTTQWEDPRTQGQEVNMLAEGPLPPGWEIRYTATGERFFVDHNARKTTFEDPRPGAPKGSKGVYGVPRAYERSFRWKLSQFRYLCQSNALASHIKITLTRQTLFEDSYHQIMRLPAYELRRRLYIIFRGEEGLDYGGVSREWFFLLSHEVLNPMYCLFEYANKNNYSLQINPASYVNPDHLQYFKFIGRFIAMALYHGRFIYSGFTMPFYKRMLNKKLTTKDIETIDPEFYNSLIWVRDNNIDECGLELWFSVDFEVLGQIIHHELKEEGDKEKVSEENKEEYISLMTEWRMTRGIEEQTKTFLEGFNEVVPLEWLKYFDERELELMLCGMQEIDVDDWQRNSIYRHYNRTSKQVVWFWQFVRETDNEKRARLLQFVTGTCRVPVGGFAELMGSNGPQRFCIEKVGKDTWLPRSHTCFNRLDLPPYKSYDQLVEKLNYAIEETEGFGQE